CAAGACCGCCGGCTGGGCGCTCATCCGCGACAAGGCCATGTCCGGCGAATACGACGCCGCCCACATGCTGTCGCCCATGCCGCTCGCCATCTCGATGGGCGTCGGCGCCAGCCGCGCCGTGCCGTGGACCATGCCCGCCGTCGAAAACATCAACGGCCAGGCCATCACGCTGTCCATGAAGCACAAGGACCGGCGCGACCCGAAGGACTGGAAGGGATTCAAGTTCGCCGTCCCCTTCGACTACTCCATGCACAACTACCTGTTGCGCTATTACCTGGCCGAGCATGGCCTGGATCCTGACACCGACGTCCAGATCCGCTCCGTGCCGCCGCCCGAGATGGTCGCCAACCTGCGTGCCGACAACATCGACGGCTTCCTGGCGCCCGACCCCGTCAATCAGCGCGCGGTCTACGACGGCGTCGGCTTCATTCACACCCTGTCCAAGGCCATCTGGGACGGCCACCCCTGCTGCGCGTTCTCCGCCAGCAAGGAGTTCGTCACCACCATGCCCAACACCTACCAGGCTCTGCTGAAATCCATCATCGAAGCCACGGCCTACGCCCGCAATCCCGCCAATCGCAAGGAAATTGCCACCGCCATCGCCGCGCCGAATTACTTGAACCAGCCCGTCACGGTGGTCGAACAGGTCCTGACCGGCACCTACGCCGACGGCCTGGGCAAGGTGATCACCGATCCCAACCGCATCGACTTCGATCCCATGCCGTGGCAGTCGTTCGCCGTCTGGATCCTGACGCAGATGAAGCGCTGGGGCCAGGTCAAGGGCGACGTCGATTATCAGAAGGTCGCCAGCGACGTGTTCCTGGCGACCGACGCCGTGCGCCTGATGCGCGAAGCCGGGCTGACCCCGCCCGCGGAAACCGGCAAGACGTTCAGCGTCATGGGCAAGCCCTTCGATCCGACCCAGCCCGAGGCCTACCTCGCCAGCTTCAAGATCCGGAGGACCTGATGGGGTCCGTGCAACACTGGCGGGCCACGTTCCTGTCGATCGCCCTGTTCCTGACGTTCCTGCTGCTCTGGCACGCCGCCACCCGCTCCGATGCGGGTGAGGCGACGGTGGACCCGGCCTACGCCGCGCTGGTCGGCAATGCCGCGGCCAGCGGGTCCAAGACGCCGTTTCCCGGCCCTGCCGAAGTCGGCGCGCAGTTGTGGCAGCACCTGAAGGATCCCTTCTATGACCGCGGACCGAACGACAAGGGCATCGGCATCCAGCTTGGCTACTCCGTGGCGCGCGTGCTGACGGGCTTTGGCCTGGCCGCGCTGGTGGCAATACCGCTGGGGTTCCTGATTGGCATGTCGCGAACGGTGTACCGCGCGTTCGATCCCTTCATCCAGGTGCTCAAGCCGATCTCGCCGCTGGCGTGGATGCCGCTGGCGCTCTACACGATCAAGGACGCCAACACCTCCGCCGTCTTCGTGATCTTCATCTGCTCGCTGTGGCCCATGCTGGTGAACACCGCGTTCGGCGTGGGCGCCGTGCGGCAGGACTGGCTGAACGTGGCGCGCACGCTGGAAGTGTCGCGGCTGCGCACGGCGCTGCAGGTCATCCTGCCCGCCGCCGCGCCCACCATCATGACCGGCATGCGCATCTCGGTCGGCATTGCGTGGCTGGTGATCGTCGCGGCCGAAATGCTGATCGGCGGCACTGGCATCGGCTACTTCGTCTGGAACGAGTGGAACAACCTGTCCATCTCCAACATCATCTGCGCCATCGTCTTCATTGGCCTGATCGGCATGCTGCTGGACAACCTGCTGGCGCGCGCCGCCCGGCTGGTGAGCTATCGGGAGTAACGCGCATGAGCCAATCTTTCCTGCAGGTCCAAGGGCTGGGCAAGCGTTACGCCGGACGCGATGGCCGTCCGCAGCCGCCCGTATTCGAGAACATCGACTTCAAGATCGACAAGGGCCAGTTCGTCTGCGTCATCGGCCACTCCGGCTGCGGCAAGACCACCATTCTGAACGTGCTGGCCGGTATCGACGACAGCAACGAAGGCATCGTCATCATGGACGGCCGTCAGATCGCTGGGCCGTCACTCGAACGCGGTGTCGTATTCCAGGCGCACGCGCTGCTGCCGTGGCTGACGGCGCTGCAGAACGTGGAATTCGGCGTGCGATCGCGCTGGCCGGCCTACAACCGCGAACAGGTGCGCGAGCACAGCCAGCGCTACCTGGACATGGTCGGGCTGGGCCACGCGGCCGGCAAGAAGCCCTGCGAACTGTCCGGCGGCATGAAACAGCGCGTCGGCATCGCCCGCGCCTTTGCCATCCAGCCCAAGATGCTGCTGCTGGACGAACCCTTTGGCGCGCTGGACGCGCTGACGCGCGGCGCCATCCAGGACGAGTTGCGCGCCATCGTCCAGGAAACCCGCCAGACCGTCTTCATGATCACGCACGATGTGGACGAAGCCATCCTGTTGTCCGACCGCATCCTGCTCATGAGC
The DNA window shown above is from Achromobacter spanius and carries:
- a CDS encoding CmpA/NrtA family ABC transporter substrate-binding protein, which encodes MSLFSNPFDANSRLACGCGRHASQAEHERAAHAAMDGDTTGNAVEQAVMRALFPQDALRRRFLRAVGSGTAMAAIASIFPLAAAKEAFAQTAGPLEKQKLKVGFIPITCATPIIMAHPMGFYGKQGLNVEVVKTAGWALIRDKAMSGEYDAAHMLSPMPLAISMGVGASRAVPWTMPAVENINGQAITLSMKHKDRRDPKDWKGFKFAVPFDYSMHNYLLRYYLAEHGLDPDTDVQIRSVPPPEMVANLRADNIDGFLAPDPVNQRAVYDGVGFIHTLSKAIWDGHPCCAFSASKEFVTTMPNTYQALLKSIIEATAYARNPANRKEIATAIAAPNYLNQPVTVVEQVLTGTYADGLGKVITDPNRIDFDPMPWQSFAVWILTQMKRWGQVKGDVDYQKVASDVFLATDAVRLMREAGLTPPAETGKTFSVMGKPFDPTQPEAYLASFKIRRT
- the ntrB gene encoding nitrate ABC transporter permease: MGSVQHWRATFLSIALFLTFLLLWHAATRSDAGEATVDPAYAALVGNAAASGSKTPFPGPAEVGAQLWQHLKDPFYDRGPNDKGIGIQLGYSVARVLTGFGLAALVAIPLGFLIGMSRTVYRAFDPFIQVLKPISPLAWMPLALYTIKDANTSAVFVIFICSLWPMLVNTAFGVGAVRQDWLNVARTLEVSRLRTALQVILPAAAPTIMTGMRISVGIAWLVIVAAEMLIGGTGIGYFVWNEWNNLSISNIICAIVFIGLIGMLLDNLLARAARLVSYRE
- a CDS encoding ABC transporter ATP-binding protein encodes the protein MSQSFLQVQGLGKRYAGRDGRPQPPVFENIDFKIDKGQFVCVIGHSGCGKTTILNVLAGIDDSNEGIVIMDGRQIAGPSLERGVVFQAHALLPWLTALQNVEFGVRSRWPAYNREQVREHSQRYLDMVGLGHAAGKKPCELSGGMKQRVGIARAFAIQPKMLLLDEPFGALDALTRGAIQDELRAIVQETRQTVFMITHDVDEAILLSDRILLMSAGPYARIAESVTVDLPRDRTRASLHHESRYYDIRNHLVDFLVDKAHHKE